A genome region from Arachis duranensis cultivar V14167 chromosome 8, aradu.V14167.gnm2.J7QH, whole genome shotgun sequence includes the following:
- the LOC107461176 gene encoding uncharacterized protein LOC107461176, producing MSSWLARSLTNSLRIDDNDVVADPPAVSPTSQPHEHHDNAHGSEPEDDEDEEDQGQGRGVKEDLDEIKQTLTRQFWGMASFLAPPPPSNSNPSSPPSHDLYQDSIPDHSRPDYSDVDQPDPEPIGSDFGGNHQPELEEYAPERAVGITDEVLSFAFNIAMHPETWLDFPIDEEDDPQDFDMSDAQQEHAVAIERLIPRLNALRIELCPCHMSESYFWKVYFVLLHSRLNKEDASILSTPQVMEARAMWMQELHKQTKPEFEFSRIRTMYSKGPVRHDDFACSLVDDAYSDDLSHQTYGYETTSLSMLADKEIEKHTIAVESSETHFIDKSVIQENTMIKNENKDLKCGHSTQIITQDYVNDDDDIDWPEEDSDLGEPIISIVNEEDISFSDLEDDDYGIKPITCNTGSKVA from the exons ATGTCATCGTGGCTAGCTCGGTCCCTAACAAACTCCCTCCGAATCGATGACAACGACGTCGTAGCGGACCCTCCAGCTGTTTCTCCCACAAGCCAACCACATGAACATCATGATAATGCGCATGGATCGGAACCAGAAGACGACGAAGACGAAGAGGATCAAGGCCAAGGCCGTGGAGTCAAAGAGGATCTTGATGAAATCAAACAAACCCTAACTCGTCAATTCTGGGGAATGGCTAGTTTCCTCGCTCCTCCTCCACCTTCCAATTCCAACCCTTCATCTCCCCCTTCTCACGACCTCTACCAAGACTCGATTCCCGATCATTCTCGGCCCGATTATTCCGACGTCGACCAACCTGATCCTGAACCCATCGGATCCGATTTCGGAGGGAACCACCAACCTGAATTGGAGGAATACGCTCCTGAACGCGCCGTTGGGATCACCGACGAGGTTTTGTCCTTCGCCTTCAATATCGCTATGCATCCCGAGACCTGGCTCGATTTTCCTATTGACGAGGAAGACGATCCTCAAG ATTTTGACATGTCCGATGCACAACAAGAGCATGCGGTTGCAATTGAGAGACTTATTCCTAGATTGAATGCACTCAGAATTGAACTGTGTCCTTGCCATATGAGTGAAAGTTACTTCTGGAAAGTCTATTTTGTGCTTTTGCATTCAAGGCTTAATAAAGAAGATGCTTCCATTTTGTCTACACCGCAG GTGATGGAAGCCAGGGCAATGTGGATGCAGGAGCTGCACAAACAAACAAAGCCTGAATTTGAGTTTTCCAGAATAAGAACTATGTACTCAAAAGGCCCTGTTCGGCATGATGATTTTGCCTGCAGCTTAGTAGATGATGCCTATTCTGATGACCTTTCTCATCAAACATATGGATATGAAACAACATCTTTATCCATGCTAGCAGATAAAGAGATAGAGAAGCACACGATTGCAGTTGAAAGTTCTGAAACACATTTCATTGACAAGTCTGTAATTCAGGAAAATACAATGATTAAAAATGAGAACAAGGATCTAAAATGTGGTCATTCCACTCAAATTATTACTCAGGACTAtgttaatgatgatgatgatattgattgGCCAGAGGAAGATTCTGATTTAGGAGAACCAATTATTTCCATCGTGAATGAAGAAGACATATCTTTTAGTGATCTGGAAGATGACGATTATGGCATTAAACCTATTACTTGTAATACAGGTTCAAAGGTGGCATAA
- the LOC107461175 gene encoding protein PHLOEM PROTEIN 2-LIKE A10 encodes MEGQLIKKGFDFSRRNKKWLLLVALFGASGYGAYKAYHSPSVARKRERLMKLVKAFVSLSELVAESSETIATVSKDLNRFLNSDSDEIPNSLKQLSKIATSKECSASVNKVSEAVTIGLLLGLKTQQSNGKSPEFITNPNCATDRVLEKLFSKAGTGFASVVVGSFARNLVLGLQSAESGVASSDSPAWLNVISDERCGKVIGDVVQVFVSTAVAVFLDKTMDVNNFDEMFAGMTNPKHQEQVKGILVSVCNGAVETLVRTSHQVLTNSRTQKSNLSASSSSGSNVNSLVLSGSIVTGNGCVEPIGEVVQHFKVGGLVGGGVQDAGLLGQIKSTMAVPANRRFVLDVTGRVTMEALRSFVALFLWRISDALNRSLKNVHDEAVHKGSEVVRYVGAKSSVMFTLFLAFYLHILGGSTLVLPA; translated from the coding sequence ATGGAAGGTCAACTTATCAAGAAGGGTTTCGATTTCTCTCGAAGGAACAAGAAGTGGCTTCTCCTCGTTGCTCTCTTCGGAGCTTCTGGCTATGGCGCATACAAGGCTTACCACTCTCCCTCCGTGGCTCGCAAGAGAGAGCGCCTTATGAAGCTCGTGAAAGCCTTCGTTTCCCTTTCCGAATTGGTTGCGGAATCCTCAGAAACCATTGCCACCGTGTCCAAGGACCTCAACCGATTCCTGAATTCTGATTCCGACGAGATCCCCAACAGCTTGAAGCAGTTATCCAAAATTGCCACATCCAAGGAATGCTCCGCCTCCGTCAATAAGGTTTCCGAGGCCGTAACGATTGGACTTTTGCTAGGTCTTAAAACCCAACAGAGCAACGGTAAGAGTCCCGAATTCATCACAAACCCTAATTGCGCCACCGATAGGGTGTTGGAGAAGCTTTTCTCGAAGGCTGGAACCGGTTTTGCCTCCGTGGTAGTTGGAAGCTTTGCGAGGAATTTGGTTTTGGGTCTTCAGAGTGCTGAATCTGGTGTTGCGTCTTCGGATTCGCCTGCTTGGTTGAATGTGATTAGTGATGAGAGGTGTGGGAAGGTTATAGGGGACGTTGTACAAGTGTTTGTGAGCACCGCCGTTGCGGTTTTTCTCGACAAAACAATGGATGTTAATAACTTCGATGAGATGTTTGCTGGAATGACCAATCCAAAACACCAGGAACAAGTTAAGGGCATTCTGGTTTCTGTGTGCAATGGTGCCGTGGAGACTTTGGTTAGAACATCTCACCAAGTCTTGACGAATTCGAgaactcaaaaatcaaatttgagtGCGAGCTCGAGTTCAGGTTCAAATGTGAATTCTCTTGTTCTTAGTGGTTCAATTGTAACTGGAAATGGGTGCGTTGAGCCAATTGGCGAAGTTGTTCAGCATTTCAAAGTTGGAGGCTTGGTTGGTGGTGGTGTTCAGGATGCAGGATTGCTTGGCCAGATCAAATCGACGATGGCGGTTCCGGCCAACCGGAgatttgttcttgatgtgacGGGGAGGGTGACAATGGAAGCATTGAGATCATTTGTGGCGTTGTTCTTATGGAGAATATCAGATGCATTGAACAGAAGTCTCAAGAACGTCCATGATGAAGCTGTGCACAAAGGGTCTGAAGTTGTTAGATATGTTGGAGCTAAGTCATCAGTTATGTTTACATTGTTCCTTGCTTTTTACTTGCATATTTTGGGTGGCAGTACCCTTGTATTGCCTGCTTAG